A section of the Humulus lupulus chromosome 2, drHumLupu1.1, whole genome shotgun sequence genome encodes:
- the LOC133817679 gene encoding diacylglycerol kinase 5-like isoform X1, giving the protein MAKNLMADSNTDSDTDTNFLKEFKIPNYILLPNEPKDHISPEDEPKCPVIIFINSKSGGQLGGDLLVTYRSLLNENQVFDLGEEGPDKILRRIYVNLAKLQREGDKFATHIQENLRLIVAGGDGTAGWLLGVVSDLKLSHPPAIATVPLGTGNNLPFAFGWGKKNPGTDENAVKSFLRQVMDAKEMKIDSWHIIMRMRAPKEGPCDPIAPLELPHSLHAFQRVSDTDELNKEGYHTFRGGFWNYFSMGMDAQVSYAFHSERKLHPEKFKNQLINQSTYAKIVGSQGWLFASLFHHSSRNIAQLAKVSIMKRQGRWEELTIPQSIRSIVCLNLPSFSGGLNPWGTPNSKKLRDRDLTAPYVDDGLIEVVGFRDAWHGLVLLAPKGHGTRLAQAHRIRFEFHKGGADHTFMRIDGEPWKQPLPVNDNTVVVEISHLGQVNMLATQDCKSRSLSDPSTPSNHGADEEDDSNGDDSVTGEEYRKFGAADTFKIPDGVDISHLS; this is encoded by the exons ATG GCGAAGAATCTAATGGCAGATTCTAATACCGATTCCGATACCGATACCAACTTCTTGAAGGAGTTTAAGATTCCAAATTACATACTATTACCCAATGAACCAAAGGATCATATTTCTCCTGAAGATGAACCCAAGTGTCCGGTCATCATTTTCATCAACTCCAAAAGTGGAGGCCAACTTGGTGGTGATCTTCTTGTGACCTATAGGTCTCTTCTCAACGAAAACCAG GTTTTTGATTTGGGGGAAGAAGGTCCGGATAAGATTTTGCGCCGAATTTATGTTAATCTTGCAAAGTTGCAGAGGGAAGGAGATAAGTTTGCCACTCATATCCAGGAGAACTTGAGATTAATT GTTGCAGGTGGTGATGGAACCGCAGGGTGGCTTCTTGGAGTTGTTTCTGATCTCAAGTTATCTCATCCACCAGCAATTGCAACAGTGCCCTTAGGAACAGGAAACAATCTTCCATTTGCATTTGGCTGG GGGAAGAAAAATCCTGGGACAGATGAAAATGCGGTAAAGTCATTTTTGCGTCAAGTAATGGATGCTAAGGAAATGAAAATCGACAG CTGGCATATTATAATGAGGATGCGGGCTCCAAAAGAAGGTCCATGTGACCCTATTGCTCCTCTTGAACTACCACATTCTCTACATGCATTTCAACGTGTCTCTGATACAGATGAGCTAAACAAG GAGGGTTACCACACATTTCGTGGTGGATTTTGGAACTACTTCAGCATGG GAATGGATGCTCAAGTATCATATGCATTTCATTCTGAGCGGAAGTTGCATCCTGAGAAGTTTAAGAATCAGTTAATTAATCAG AGTACTTATGCAAAGATTGTGGGCAGTCAAGGCTGGCTTTTCGCTTCTCTTTTCCATCACTCTTCCCG GAACATTGCCCAATTAGCAAAGGTGAGCATAATGAAAAGACAAGGTAGATGGGAAGAGCTTACCATTCCTCAGAG TATTAGGTCAATTGTGTGCCTCAATTTGCCTAGCTTTTCCGGCGGATTAAATCCTTGGGGGACACCTAACAGCAAGAAACTTCGAGAT AGAGACTTGACTGCCCCATATGTAGATGATGGCCTTATTGAGGTCGTTGGTTTTAGAGATGCTTGGCATGGACTTGTTTTGCTTGCTCCAAAAGGGCATGGAACTCGTCTTGCTCAG GCTCATCGAATCCGCTTTGAGTTTCACAAGGGTGGTGCTGATCACACTTTTATGAGGATTGACGGGGAACCATGGAAGCAACCCCTCCCTGTTAACGACAATACCGTTGTTGTAGAAATCTCCCACCTTGGCCAGGTAAACATGCTTGCTACACAGGATTGTAAGTCTAGAAGTTTAAGTGATCCTTCAACACCTTCAAATCACGGAGCTGACGAAGAAGACGACAGTAACGGAGATGACTCTGTAACAGGGGAAGAGTATAGGAAGTTTGGTGCAGCAGACACATTTAAGATCCCAGATGGAGTTGATATCTCTCACCTTAGTTAA
- the LOC133817679 gene encoding diacylglycerol kinase 5-like isoform X2, with protein sequence MADSNTDSDTDTNFLKEFKIPNYILLPNEPKDHISPEDEPKCPVIIFINSKSGGQLGGDLLVTYRSLLNENQVFDLGEEGPDKILRRIYVNLAKLQREGDKFATHIQENLRLIVAGGDGTAGWLLGVVSDLKLSHPPAIATVPLGTGNNLPFAFGWGKKNPGTDENAVKSFLRQVMDAKEMKIDSWHIIMRMRAPKEGPCDPIAPLELPHSLHAFQRVSDTDELNKEGYHTFRGGFWNYFSMGMDAQVSYAFHSERKLHPEKFKNQLINQSTYAKIVGSQGWLFASLFHHSSRNIAQLAKVSIMKRQGRWEELTIPQSIRSIVCLNLPSFSGGLNPWGTPNSKKLRDRDLTAPYVDDGLIEVVGFRDAWHGLVLLAPKGHGTRLAQAHRIRFEFHKGGADHTFMRIDGEPWKQPLPVNDNTVVVEISHLGQVNMLATQDCKSRSLSDPSTPSNHGADEEDDSNGDDSVTGEEYRKFGAADTFKIPDGVDISHLS encoded by the exons ATGGCAGATTCTAATACCGATTCCGATACCGATACCAACTTCTTGAAGGAGTTTAAGATTCCAAATTACATACTATTACCCAATGAACCAAAGGATCATATTTCTCCTGAAGATGAACCCAAGTGTCCGGTCATCATTTTCATCAACTCCAAAAGTGGAGGCCAACTTGGTGGTGATCTTCTTGTGACCTATAGGTCTCTTCTCAACGAAAACCAG GTTTTTGATTTGGGGGAAGAAGGTCCGGATAAGATTTTGCGCCGAATTTATGTTAATCTTGCAAAGTTGCAGAGGGAAGGAGATAAGTTTGCCACTCATATCCAGGAGAACTTGAGATTAATT GTTGCAGGTGGTGATGGAACCGCAGGGTGGCTTCTTGGAGTTGTTTCTGATCTCAAGTTATCTCATCCACCAGCAATTGCAACAGTGCCCTTAGGAACAGGAAACAATCTTCCATTTGCATTTGGCTGG GGGAAGAAAAATCCTGGGACAGATGAAAATGCGGTAAAGTCATTTTTGCGTCAAGTAATGGATGCTAAGGAAATGAAAATCGACAG CTGGCATATTATAATGAGGATGCGGGCTCCAAAAGAAGGTCCATGTGACCCTATTGCTCCTCTTGAACTACCACATTCTCTACATGCATTTCAACGTGTCTCTGATACAGATGAGCTAAACAAG GAGGGTTACCACACATTTCGTGGTGGATTTTGGAACTACTTCAGCATGG GAATGGATGCTCAAGTATCATATGCATTTCATTCTGAGCGGAAGTTGCATCCTGAGAAGTTTAAGAATCAGTTAATTAATCAG AGTACTTATGCAAAGATTGTGGGCAGTCAAGGCTGGCTTTTCGCTTCTCTTTTCCATCACTCTTCCCG GAACATTGCCCAATTAGCAAAGGTGAGCATAATGAAAAGACAAGGTAGATGGGAAGAGCTTACCATTCCTCAGAG TATTAGGTCAATTGTGTGCCTCAATTTGCCTAGCTTTTCCGGCGGATTAAATCCTTGGGGGACACCTAACAGCAAGAAACTTCGAGAT AGAGACTTGACTGCCCCATATGTAGATGATGGCCTTATTGAGGTCGTTGGTTTTAGAGATGCTTGGCATGGACTTGTTTTGCTTGCTCCAAAAGGGCATGGAACTCGTCTTGCTCAG GCTCATCGAATCCGCTTTGAGTTTCACAAGGGTGGTGCTGATCACACTTTTATGAGGATTGACGGGGAACCATGGAAGCAACCCCTCCCTGTTAACGACAATACCGTTGTTGTAGAAATCTCCCACCTTGGCCAGGTAAACATGCTTGCTACACAGGATTGTAAGTCTAGAAGTTTAAGTGATCCTTCAACACCTTCAAATCACGGAGCTGACGAAGAAGACGACAGTAACGGAGATGACTCTGTAACAGGGGAAGAGTATAGGAAGTTTGGTGCAGCAGACACATTTAAGATCCCAGATGGAGTTGATATCTCTCACCTTAGTTAA